From a region of the Leptospira kmetyi serovar Malaysia str. Bejo-Iso9 genome:
- the glpK gene encoding glycerol kinase GlpK yields MSEYIIGIDAGTTGIRIFCFNKSGNVISSAYSEFKQHYPKPGWVEHDAEEIWVKTEKLIAKAIKNGKLSPTKAVAIGITNQRETTVLFDKDTGKPVYNAIVWQCRRTSETCMDLKSKGLEPTFRKKTGLVLDAYFSGTKINWILENVKGVKARAEKGKVLFGTIDTYLLYRLTNGKSHKTDHTNASRTLIYNIEKKEWDKELTQILGIPDAILPEAHNSSSLFGRTEKVKGIPDGIPISSLVGDQQGALFGQLCTEPGEAKNTYGTGCFLLFNTGNNFQISKNNLLTTLGCGPEGKTVYCLEGSVFIGGAVVQFLRDNLKFFKESKVSEKLASSVKKEDEVVFVPAFAGLGAPYWDMNARGAILGLTRDTTAEQITRAALKSIALQSYELVEAMENDTGSKLKVLKVDGGATGNSWLMQYQSDILGKRVIRPSNVDTTVLGAAFLAGLERGFFPSVADLKKKLKASKEFSPQMKSAQREKEIQIWKDSVKRIRTNQ; encoded by the coding sequence ATGAGTGAGTATATCATCGGAATCGACGCGGGAACGACCGGGATTCGAATCTTCTGTTTTAACAAATCCGGAAACGTGATTTCCAGCGCTTATTCTGAATTTAAACAACACTATCCGAAACCGGGTTGGGTGGAACACGACGCGGAAGAAATCTGGGTGAAGACCGAAAAGCTCATCGCAAAGGCGATCAAGAACGGAAAGTTGAGTCCGACAAAAGCGGTCGCGATCGGAATTACGAATCAAAGAGAAACCACCGTGTTGTTCGACAAAGACACCGGTAAACCAGTGTACAACGCGATCGTATGGCAGTGCAGAAGAACCTCCGAAACTTGTATGGATCTCAAGTCGAAAGGATTGGAACCGACCTTTCGCAAAAAGACGGGATTGGTCCTCGATGCGTATTTCAGCGGAACCAAAATCAACTGGATTCTCGAAAACGTAAAGGGCGTAAAGGCGAGAGCCGAAAAAGGAAAGGTTCTTTTCGGAACCATCGACACGTATTTACTCTATCGACTGACCAACGGAAAATCGCATAAGACCGATCATACCAACGCAAGCAGAACTCTGATCTACAATATCGAAAAGAAAGAATGGGATAAGGAACTCACTCAGATTCTGGGGATTCCGGACGCGATTCTTCCCGAAGCACATAACTCCAGTTCCTTGTTCGGAAGAACCGAAAAAGTAAAAGGAATTCCCGACGGAATTCCGATTTCTTCCCTCGTAGGAGATCAACAAGGAGCCTTGTTCGGTCAGCTTTGTACGGAACCGGGAGAAGCGAAGAATACGTACGGAACCGGATGTTTTCTTTTGTTCAACACCGGAAATAACTTTCAAATCTCAAAAAACAATCTATTGACCACGCTTGGATGCGGACCGGAAGGAAAGACCGTTTATTGTCTCGAAGGTTCGGTTTTTATCGGAGGGGCGGTCGTTCAATTCTTAAGAGACAACCTGAAATTCTTTAAAGAATCCAAGGTTTCGGAAAAACTCGCTTCTTCCGTAAAAAAGGAAGACGAGGTCGTTTTTGTTCCCGCCTTTGCGGGGTTAGGCGCTCCATACTGGGATATGAACGCAAGAGGGGCCATTCTCGGATTAACCAGAGATACGACCGCGGAACAGATCACAAGAGCGGCGCTGAAGTCGATCGCGCTTCAGTCTTACGAACTCGTGGAAGCGATGGAGAATGATACCGGTTCCAAGTTGAAAGTTTTGAAAGTGGACGGAGGGGCGACCGGAAATTCCTGGTTGATGCAGTATCAATCCGATATCTTAGGAAAACGCGTCATTCGTCCTTCCAACGTGGATACGACCGTACTCGGGGCGGCGTTTTTAGCCGGACTCGAACGCGGATTTTTTCCATCGGTCGCCGACTTAAAGAAAAAGTTAAAGGCGAGTAAGGAATTTTCCCCTCAGATGAAATCCGCGCAAAGGGAAAAAGAGATTCAGATCTGGAAGGATTCGGTGAAAAGAATCCGAACCAATCAATAA
- a CDS encoding MBL fold metallo-hydrolase, translating to MRIKFWGVRGSISSSVRGELIRNKVQKILSLATPADIQSPDAIDTFLDSLSLSSWSTYGGNTTCIEIRDKKDNLIIVDGGTGLRELGNSILHEGFLEGKGKAKWIFTHTHWDHIQGIPFFVPLYSPGNVFEFLSSVDNLEERLKYQHSFTHFPVPYDGFRATKNFKFIPEGKAFPVTESISAISKSVRHPGGSFSYRFEEDGKSLIFASDAEFNLDEMENIQDYLNYFRGADVLVFDTQYTFEESLQKIDWGHSSASMATDIALRANVKKLVMFHHDPSYDDEKLDAVFLRALKYKEMFDPDNQLQIVMAYEGLELEV from the coding sequence TTGCGCATAAAATTTTGGGGTGTACGCGGTTCGATATCTTCCTCGGTTCGAGGAGAATTGATCCGAAATAAAGTACAGAAAATTCTCAGCTTAGCGACTCCCGCAGACATACAAAGCCCGGACGCGATCGATACCTTTTTGGATTCTCTTTCTTTGTCCAGTTGGAGCACCTACGGCGGAAATACGACTTGCATCGAAATCCGGGATAAAAAAGACAACTTAATCATCGTGGATGGAGGAACCGGTTTGCGAGAACTCGGGAATTCCATTCTGCACGAGGGCTTTCTGGAAGGTAAGGGAAAGGCGAAATGGATTTTCACCCACACACATTGGGATCATATCCAGGGGATTCCGTTTTTTGTTCCGTTGTATTCTCCGGGAAATGTGTTCGAGTTTTTGAGTTCCGTGGACAATCTCGAAGAACGACTCAAGTATCAACACAGCTTCACGCACTTTCCGGTTCCGTATGACGGTTTTCGCGCCACGAAAAATTTTAAATTCATCCCCGAGGGAAAAGCGTTTCCCGTAACCGAATCCATTTCCGCAATTTCCAAATCGGTGCGACATCCGGGCGGAAGTTTTTCCTATCGTTTCGAAGAGGACGGCAAGTCTCTCATCTTCGCATCGGACGCGGAGTTCAACCTCGACGAAATGGAGAATATTCAGGATTACTTAAATTACTTCCGAGGCGCGGACGTTCTCGTGTTCGACACTCAATATACGTTCGAAGAATCCCTTCAAAAGATCGATTGGGGTCATAGTTCCGCTTCGATGGCGACCGATATCGCCTTACGTGCGAACGTAAAAAAACTCGTGATGTTCCATCACGATCCGTCCTACGACGACGAGAAGCTCGACGCCGTTTTTCTGCGGGCTTTGAAATATAAGGAAATGTTTGATCCGGACAATCAGCTTCAGATCGTCATGGCGTACGAAGGTCTGGAACTGGAAGTATAA
- a CDS encoding STAS domain-containing protein → MENFNTEILTEGTTCTIRIQGSISLKNAFALKELIIKKHGEGFTDIVLDFSGDAYLDSSGIGAIFNSQKYVTERNGSLKLKNISRDVMTILKIANLDKHLDIIR, encoded by the coding sequence GTGGAAAACTTCAACACAGAGATCCTCACAGAGGGCACAACTTGCACCATACGGATTCAAGGGAGTATCAGCCTTAAAAACGCATTCGCTCTCAAAGAACTCATTATCAAAAAACACGGAGAAGGTTTTACCGATATCGTCCTCGATTTCTCGGGGGACGCGTATCTGGATTCTTCCGGAATCGGAGCGATCTTCAACTCCCAAAAATACGTAACGGAACGCAACGGTTCCCTAAAACTCAAAAACATCAGCCGAGACGTCATGACGATTTTGAAAATCGCCAATCTCGACAAACATTTGGATATCATCCGTTAG
- a CDS encoding hydroxyacylglutathione hydrolase C-terminal domain-containing protein has product MDEKGWKLDFVLNTHEHPDHTSGNAGLVKRYGCAVYSHPGGIGKIPHAAHPLKKGDRILSSEKEYLEILDTPGHTFCHVCILLVENQKPTAIFTGDTLFNAGVGNCHRGGEPQVLAKTVLEQFYPMAGEILLYPGHDYMETNLKFTLSLDPSNSDAISTLEECSHLTKDVEFLTTDLAKEKKINAFLQCDKPSSTLRENVSKKISPKTLGPSPEDLFVSLRSLRDQW; this is encoded by the coding sequence TTGGACGAGAAAGGTTGGAAACTCGACTTCGTATTAAACACACACGAACATCCCGATCATACTTCGGGAAACGCGGGTTTGGTGAAACGATACGGTTGCGCGGTTTACAGCCATCCAGGAGGAATCGGAAAAATTCCGCACGCCGCTCATCCTTTGAAAAAGGGAGATCGCATTCTTTCCTCCGAAAAAGAATATCTCGAAATTCTGGATACGCCCGGTCATACGTTTTGTCATGTTTGTATTCTCCTTGTGGAGAATCAAAAGCCGACCGCAATCTTTACCGGAGATACTCTCTTCAACGCGGGAGTCGGAAATTGTCACCGAGGAGGAGAACCTCAGGTTCTTGCAAAGACAGTTCTGGAACAATTCTATCCGATGGCCGGAGAGATTCTTTTGTATCCCGGTCATGATTATATGGAAACGAACTTGAAATTTACCCTTTCTTTGGATCCGTCCAACTCGGATGCGATTTCCACTTTGGAAGAATGTTCGCATCTTACGAAAGACGTCGAATTCCTTACGACGGATCTTGCGAAGGAAAAAAAGATCAATGCGTTTCTTCAATGCGACAAACCCTCTTCGACTCTCAGAGAAAACGTTTCGAAAAAAATTTCACCGAAAACCTTGGGACCTTCCCCCGAAGATTTATTCGTTTCGCTCCGTTCCTTACGCGATCAATGGTGA
- a CDS encoding dihydrolipoyl dehydrogenase, whose product MKEYDIIVIGTGGGTKLVTPPSKIGYKVAVIEKESPGGTCLNRGCIPSKMLIYPAEILTLAKNSKKFQIEFPGKPEVDFKTLVERVSQTVDEESASILPAYDKNPNITYIQGTASFVSDKVIEVNGERLTAERIFIASGARPTIPAIPGLAGTPYMTSREALRRTELPKSTIVIGGGFIALELGFAYSAFGSEVTFLVRDRMLKNEDGDVVDEFERVFTKEHKVYLHSDIQKVEYKENLFYVEVVSEGKTIQLKAEALLVATGVQPNTDLLNLSNTKIKTDSKGYVVVDEYLETTSPGVYALGDITGKYFYRHSVNFEGEFLFRTLYQEKKKSPIDYPPVPHAVFTHPQVAKVGKTEEQLRKEGIDYIAAKNPYSSSATGMARLSDSGFVKILVDKKSRKVLGAHAIGDEASNVIHMFILLMTMHGTLDDLLRMIYIHPALPEIARNAARKANELLQTKE is encoded by the coding sequence GTGAAAGAATATGACATCATCGTAATCGGCACCGGTGGAGGAACCAAACTCGTCACGCCTCCTTCTAAAATCGGTTATAAGGTCGCCGTCATCGAAAAGGAATCGCCCGGCGGAACCTGTCTCAACCGAGGATGTATTCCCTCCAAGATGTTGATCTATCCCGCGGAAATTCTTACCCTCGCCAAGAACTCGAAAAAATTCCAGATCGAATTTCCGGGCAAACCCGAGGTCGACTTTAAAACCTTGGTGGAACGGGTTTCCCAAACCGTAGACGAGGAATCCGCTTCGATTCTCCCCGCTTACGATAAGAATCCGAATATAACCTATATTCAAGGAACTGCAAGTTTCGTTTCGGATAAGGTCATCGAAGTCAACGGGGAACGATTGACCGCAGAAAGAATTTTTATCGCGTCGGGAGCCAGACCGACCATCCCGGCAATTCCAGGACTTGCGGGAACTCCCTATATGACCAGCCGGGAAGCGTTGCGAAGAACAGAACTTCCTAAGTCCACGATCGTGATCGGAGGCGGTTTTATCGCCTTGGAACTCGGATTCGCCTATTCCGCGTTTGGAAGCGAGGTCACGTTTTTAGTCCGCGATCGAATGCTCAAAAACGAGGACGGAGACGTCGTCGACGAATTCGAACGCGTTTTCACCAAAGAACACAAGGTGTATCTTCACAGCGACATTCAAAAAGTGGAATATAAGGAGAATTTGTTTTACGTCGAAGTCGTCAGCGAAGGAAAAACGATTCAACTCAAAGCAGAAGCCCTTTTGGTCGCGACGGGAGTTCAACCTAATACGGATCTTTTGAACCTATCGAACACGAAGATCAAAACCGACTCGAAGGGTTATGTCGTAGTCGACGAATACCTGGAAACGACCTCTCCCGGAGTGTATGCGCTCGGCGATATCACCGGAAAATACTTTTACAGACATTCCGTAAATTTCGAGGGAGAATTTTTATTCCGCACTTTGTATCAGGAAAAGAAAAAATCCCCGATCGATTATCCACCCGTTCCGCACGCGGTGTTTACACATCCTCAGGTCGCCAAGGTCGGGAAAACCGAGGAACAACTTCGAAAGGAAGGAATCGATTATATCGCGGCCAAAAATCCGTACAGTTCCAGCGCGACCGGAATGGCCCGGCTTTCGGATTCCGGATTCGTGAAAATTCTCGTGGATAAAAAATCCAGAAAGGTCCTCGGAGCACACGCGATCGGAGACGAGGCCTCGAACGTGATTCATATGTTCATTCTTCTGATGACGATGCACGGCACCTTGGACGATCTCTTGAGAATGATCTACATACATCCCGCTTTACCCGAAATCGCACGGAACGCGGCGCGAAAAGCGAACGAACTTTTACAAACAAAAGAATGA
- a CDS encoding ABC transporter ATP-binding protein — MKFALQIENLVKTYSGGVTALKGITLNVESGDFFALLGPNGAGKSTTIGILSSLVNKTSGNVRIFDADLDKDLAKAKSYIGVVPQEFNFNIFERVDQIVINQGGYYGMDRKIATENAHAYLQQLGLYEKRTEAAGRLSGGMKRRLMIARALIHNPKILILDEPTAGVDIELRRSLWEFLQKLNASGITVILTTHYLEEAESLCRNIAIIDQGKIVENTSMKDLLQKLDHETFLLDFTGHLNSHKPVPGVEIKQIDATTLEASIYGDASLNDLFKILEQNGIKISSMRNKSNRLEELFLKLVEKKL; from the coding sequence ATGAAATTTGCTCTGCAAATTGAGAATTTAGTCAAAACGTATTCGGGCGGCGTTACCGCCCTCAAGGGAATCACTCTGAACGTGGAAAGCGGGGATTTTTTCGCGCTTCTCGGTCCGAACGGAGCCGGAAAATCGACGACGATCGGAATTCTAAGTTCGCTCGTAAACAAAACCTCGGGAAACGTCCGTATCTTCGACGCGGACTTGGACAAGGATCTTGCTAAAGCGAAATCGTATATCGGCGTGGTTCCCCAGGAATTCAACTTCAACATCTTCGAAAGAGTCGATCAGATCGTAATCAACCAAGGCGGTTATTACGGAATGGATCGAAAGATCGCCACCGAAAACGCGCACGCTTATTTGCAACAACTCGGTCTTTACGAAAAAAGAACGGAAGCAGCGGGAAGACTTTCGGGCGGAATGAAACGAAGGTTGATGATCGCAAGAGCGCTGATTCACAATCCGAAAATTCTTATCTTGGACGAGCCGACCGCGGGCGTCGACATCGAACTTAGAAGATCTCTTTGGGAGTTTCTTCAGAAGTTAAACGCGTCCGGAATCACGGTCATTCTCACCACTCACTATTTGGAAGAAGCGGAAAGCCTTTGCAGAAACATAGCGATCATCGATCAGGGAAAGATCGTGGAGAATACTTCCATGAAGGATCTTCTTCAGAAACTCGATCACGAAACGTTCCTCTTGGACTTTACGGGGCATCTCAATTCTCATAAACCGGTCCCCGGCGTGGAAATCAAACAGATCGACGCGACAACGCTCGAAGCCTCCATCTACGGAGACGCTTCCTTAAACGATCTATTCAAAATACTGGAACAAAACGGAATCAAGATCAGCAGTATGAGAAACAAGTCCAACCGTTTGGAAGAACTCTTCCTCAAATTGGTGGAGAAAAAACTATGA
- a CDS encoding ABC transporter permease translates to MNLLEKYNAFKTIVIKETVRILRIWIQTIIPPGITITLYFIIFGKLVGSQIGNIGDHTYIQFIVPGLVMMSVIINSYNNVVSSFFGAKFQKNIEELLVSPTPPSLIVLGYTIGGVIRGMLVGILVIAISLFFTELQVYHFPMLIATVFLSSLLFSLGGFLNALYAKKFDDVTIIPTFILTPLTYLGGVFYSIQMLPAFWQNVSRLNPILYMVNAFRYGFLGISDIHPGFALSMIAIATLSLYLISVYLLKKGIGIRN, encoded by the coding sequence ATGAACCTTCTGGAAAAATACAACGCATTCAAGACGATCGTCATCAAAGAAACGGTTCGAATCCTTAGAATTTGGATTCAAACGATCATTCCTCCCGGAATCACGATTACTCTTTACTTCATCATCTTCGGGAAGTTAGTCGGTTCGCAGATTGGGAACATCGGAGACCATACCTACATACAGTTTATCGTTCCGGGTCTTGTGATGATGTCCGTAATCATCAATTCGTATAACAACGTGGTTTCCTCCTTTTTCGGAGCGAAGTTTCAAAAGAACATCGAGGAACTTCTCGTTTCTCCCACGCCTCCTTCTTTGATCGTCTTGGGTTATACGATCGGCGGCGTGATTCGAGGAATGCTCGTTGGAATTTTAGTGATCGCAATTTCGCTTTTTTTTACGGAACTACAAGTGTATCACTTTCCGATGTTGATCGCCACGGTTTTCCTAAGTTCCCTTTTGTTTTCTCTCGGCGGATTTTTAAACGCGCTCTACGCAAAGAAGTTCGACGACGTTACGATCATTCCCACGTTTATCCTAACTCCGCTCACGTATTTAGGCGGCGTGTTTTATTCGATTCAGATGCTTCCCGCGTTTTGGCAAAACGTATCGAGGCTCAATCCGATTCTTTACATGGTAAACGCGTTCCGCTACGGATTTTTAGGAATCAGCGACATTCATCCCGGGTTTGCGCTTTCGATGATCGCGATCGCCACGTTAAGTTTATATCTGATCTCCGTATATCTTTTGAAAAAAGGAATCGGAATCCGAAATTGA
- a CDS encoding BolA family protein produces MSTQEEIRSALYSSLNPTRLEVEDFSAEHAGHAGNPENKPEGTHVRIVLVSPLFQNKSAVEQHRMVYSVLKPWIDKGLHAITLETKDRD; encoded by the coding sequence ATGAGCACGCAAGAAGAGATTCGTTCCGCCTTATATTCTTCCTTGAATCCGACAAGATTGGAAGTGGAGGATTTCAGCGCGGAACACGCGGGCCACGCCGGAAATCCAGAAAATAAACCGGAAGGAACCCACGTAAGAATCGTTTTGGTTTCCCCGCTCTTTCAAAACAAATCCGCAGTGGAACAACATAGAATGGTGTATTCCGTTCTCAAACCTTGGATCGACAAGGGTCTGCACGCGATTACTTTAGAAACGAAGGATCGGGACTAA
- a CDS encoding BolA/IbaG family iron-sulfur metabolism protein → MTIDEIKNKIESGLPDSKVTILDPYRDGVHIKAVVIYKGFEGKSVLEQHRMVYETLKEELKQEVHALALETRIQE, encoded by the coding sequence ATGACAATCGACGAAATAAAAAATAAGATAGAATCCGGTCTCCCCGATTCGAAGGTGACGATCTTAGATCCTTATCGGGACGGAGTTCATATCAAGGCAGTCGTGATTTACAAAGGATTTGAAGGTAAATCCGTTTTGGAACAACATAGAATGGTCTATGAAACTCTAAAAGAAGAACTAAAACAAGAAGTGCACGCGCTTGCACTGGAAACGAGGATACAAGAATGA
- the grxD gene encoding Grx4 family monothiol glutaredoxin, which translates to MNEEVKQKIDSLIGANKVFLFMKGTPEAPMCGFSAGVSNVLKSLGISFGSFNVLSDETMRQGIKDYANWPTIPQLYVNGEFIGGHDIVVEMAKTGDLQKKVGIVSA; encoded by the coding sequence ATGAACGAAGAAGTAAAACAAAAGATAGACAGTCTGATCGGAGCCAACAAGGTTTTCCTTTTTATGAAAGGAACCCCCGAAGCGCCGATGTGCGGATTTTCCGCCGGTGTGTCTAACGTCTTAAAAAGTTTAGGAATTTCCTTCGGATCTTTTAACGTCCTTTCCGACGAAACGATGCGCCAAGGAATCAAAGATTACGCGAACTGGCCGACCATTCCCCAATTGTATGTGAACGGAGAATTTATCGGCGGTCACGATATCGTAGTCGAAATGGCAAAGACCGGAGATCTTCAAAAGAAAGTGGGCATCGTCAGCGCATGA
- a CDS encoding glutathione S-transferase N-terminal domain-containing protein has product MKLYHFQSCPYCAYVRDEFQKMGLVEGKDYELVEASRGTAGREEVVRLGGLSQVPFLVDGETRMYESRDIVKYVQFKKAS; this is encoded by the coding sequence ATGAAGTTGTATCACTTCCAATCCTGTCCTTACTGCGCGTATGTGCGGGACGAGTTTCAGAAAATGGGACTCGTCGAAGGAAAGGATTATGAACTCGTGGAAGCGAGCCGAGGAACCGCGGGCAGAGAAGAAGTCGTTCGACTCGGCGGACTCAGCCAGGTTCCTTTTTTGGTGGACGGAGAAACTCGGATGTACGAATCCAGAGACATCGTAAAATACGTTCAGTTCAAAAAAGCTTCTTAA
- the gshAB gene encoding bifunctional glutamate--cysteine ligase GshA/glutathione synthetase GshB, which translates to MQSLKLKSGEFLSHENFILKDFEDLEISTQIVIRDALNRGLEVEVLDRKNHFLRLKDSKGNVQYVKEASKTALDSYMSFLVMENKTISKIVMYESGLDVPPGDSFAEADAAFSFWQKNSDRKMVVKPVTTNFGIGITILAPRASEEDAKKAIKIAFNHSESVIVEEFAEGNEYRFLVIGNESIAVCNRIPANVTGDGIHTIEELVSIKNEDPRRGVGHVTPLEKIQLADTELDVLHQSGFRKDSIPSKDQKVFLRKNSNISTGGDSLDVTDLAHPYYKELAVKAAASVGAKICGVDIILKDLEKKGDYRILELNFNPVLYIHNYPYEGKNRDVGNKILDLLGF; encoded by the coding sequence ATGCAATCACTGAAATTGAAATCGGGAGAATTTTTATCTCATGAAAATTTCATTTTGAAAGATTTCGAGGATCTGGAAATTTCCACGCAGATCGTGATCCGAGACGCGCTCAATCGAGGACTCGAAGTGGAAGTTCTCGATCGTAAGAATCATTTTTTAAGACTCAAGGATTCCAAGGGAAACGTTCAATACGTCAAAGAGGCTTCTAAGACGGCTCTCGATTCTTACATGTCCTTTCTTGTGATGGAAAACAAAACGATTTCAAAAATCGTAATGTACGAATCCGGTCTGGACGTTCCGCCGGGAGACAGTTTCGCCGAAGCGGACGCCGCGTTTTCCTTTTGGCAAAAGAATTCCGATCGAAAAATGGTGGTTAAACCCGTAACGACCAACTTCGGAATCGGAATCACCATCTTGGCTCCCCGCGCCTCCGAAGAGGACGCAAAAAAAGCGATCAAAATCGCTTTCAATCATTCCGAGTCCGTCATCGTGGAAGAATTCGCGGAAGGAAACGAATACCGATTCTTGGTGATCGGAAACGAGAGCATAGCGGTTTGCAATCGGATTCCGGCTAACGTTACGGGCGACGGAATTCATACGATCGAGGAACTCGTTTCGATCAAAAACGAGGATCCAAGGAGGGGAGTCGGTCACGTGACTCCTTTGGAAAAGATTCAGTTGGCGGATACGGAGTTGGACGTTCTTCATCAATCCGGTTTTCGGAAAGATTCGATTCCTTCCAAGGATCAAAAGGTTTTTTTAAGAAAGAATTCGAACATCAGTACGGGCGGAGATTCTTTGGACGTCACCGATCTCGCACATCCGTATTACAAGGAACTCGCGGTCAAAGCGGCCGCGTCCGTGGGAGCCAAGATCTGCGGTGTGGATATTATTCTAAAGGATTTGGAAAAGAAAGGGGATTATAGAATTCTCGAGTTGAACTTCAACCCCGTTTTATACATTCATAATTATCCTTACGAAGGTAAAAACAGGGATGTCGGAAATAAGATTTTGGATCTACTCGGTTTTTAA
- the gshA gene encoding glutamate--cysteine ligase: MKTKENIQANIEEVSLEILLRHAVKAKHGLEKESMRVTPNGTLARTPHPEHLGSSLTNHYIKTDFAEPQLEYATHPRPKIEANIRELQDLHIYTIRKLDNELIWPFSMPPILPEDENEIPLGQYGTSHSGKWKTVYRHGLGLRYGRRMQTISGVHYNFSFSNVFLRQFLGKEVSNFTKDEISSLYLHVIRNFMRRVHYLTYLTGSSTVFDSTFLPNPGNLEFVKHKNFTLYSPYATSLRMSEIGYTSKVQDTLGIHYNSLEEYADRMRYAVSTPYPGYVPFSKEKDAQLNPNYLQIENEFYSPVRPKQVPKGDERPLDALLKRGIEYIEIRSLDIDPYSPVGVCRMNLMFTQLILLDSLLSPSPSISEEENAILKGNLNSVIWEGRNPELNIDVNGSKKNFQTQGAEYSESLRHYAKILDLHSGRRTYQEAIDFQIKKWRNPDKTPSGKLLCEILKRNIEFRDKGMELARENRRTLSYLEYSPGTLMKIEKESVRSFQEKEELEKAETKTCFPTVKLCNH; encoded by the coding sequence TTGAAAACAAAAGAAAATATTCAGGCGAATATCGAGGAAGTTTCCCTCGAAATTCTTCTTAGACACGCCGTAAAGGCGAAACACGGCCTTGAAAAAGAAAGTATGCGCGTGACTCCGAACGGAACTCTCGCGCGCACTCCGCATCCGGAACATCTCGGATCCAGTCTTACCAATCATTATATCAAAACCGATTTCGCGGAACCTCAACTGGAATACGCGACGCATCCACGTCCTAAGATCGAAGCGAACATCCGAGAATTACAAGATTTGCATATATATACGATCCGCAAACTGGACAACGAACTCATTTGGCCTTTTAGTATGCCTCCGATTCTTCCCGAGGACGAAAACGAAATTCCTTTGGGTCAATACGGAACGTCGCATTCGGGCAAATGGAAAACGGTCTATCGTCACGGGCTCGGTCTTCGTTACGGAAGAAGAATGCAGACGATATCGGGAGTTCATTATAACTTTTCCTTTTCGAACGTTTTTCTAAGACAGTTTCTGGGAAAAGAAGTTTCGAACTTCACCAAGGACGAAATCTCCTCTTTGTATCTGCACGTGATCCGGAATTTTATGAGAAGGGTTCACTATCTCACGTATCTCACGGGATCCTCCACGGTTTTCGATTCCACATTTTTACCGAACCCGGGAAACCTCGAATTCGTAAAACATAAGAATTTTACTTTGTATTCTCCGTATGCGACTTCTCTTCGAATGAGCGAGATCGGTTACACGAGCAAGGTTCAGGATACGTTAGGAATTCATTATAATTCTTTGGAAGAATACGCGGACCGTATGCGTTACGCGGTTTCCACTCCGTATCCGGGTTACGTTCCTTTTTCAAAAGAGAAGGACGCGCAACTCAATCCGAATTATCTCCAGATTGAAAACGAGTTTTATTCTCCGGTCCGTCCGAAGCAGGTTCCGAAAGGCGACGAACGTCCGTTAGACGCTCTTCTCAAACGAGGAATCGAATACATAGAAATCCGTTCTTTGGACATCGATCCGTATTCTCCCGTTGGCGTTTGCAGAATGAATCTGATGTTCACTCAGTTGATTCTTTTGGATTCTTTGCTCAGTCCTTCTCCTTCGATTTCGGAGGAAGAGAACGCGATCCTCAAAGGAAATCTAAACTCGGTGATCTGGGAAGGAAGAAATCCGGAATTGAACATCGACGTAAACGGAAGCAAAAAGAATTTTCAAACTCAAGGCGCAGAATATTCGGAATCGCTTAGACACTACGCGAAAATTTTGGATCTTCATTCCGGCAGAAGAACGTATCAGGAAGCGATCGACTTTCAGATCAAAAAATGGAGGAACCCCGATAAGACACCTTCGGGTAAACTTCTTTGCGAAATATTAAAACGGAATATAGAATTTCGCGATAAGGGAATGGAATTGGCCCGCGAGAATCGAAGAACTCTTTCGTATTTGGAATATTCTCCGGGAACCCTGATGAAGATCGAAAAGGAATCCGTGCGTTCCTTTCAAGAAAAAGAAGAACTGGAAAAGGCGGAAACGAAAACCTGTTTCCCCACAGTGAAACTATGCAATCACTGA